ATCAGTCAAAATTCTAACTGTCGGTCAACCACATAATTATGATCATCCCTacttcaaatagaaaacagttcttttaaatttaaataatatttcactatattaacgtttttactatattactgatcaaataactgcagccttgatgagcataagaggcttatttcaagaacattttaaatatcttacAGACCCAAGCTTTTGTGCATCTCTACTTAAATGTCCACTTTACTTTTCAAAAAagtatgtttactttttttttttttgcttcgcacttttaaagtaatgtcaacctattaagatttttaagTTTGAATCATCCAAGCAACTTCTCAAATGAATAAAGAAGATTAAGCTTAAAGGCTTTTAAATCTTGTCAACTAGCACTAGATTACACTTTCTTTAATTCAAGCAGGCGGACTCACTGTCCATTGCAAAAttaacacgtttttttttttcttgttatgaCAGAACACAGCAGAGAACTGGATTCATAGCTTACTGGAAAATGCGTCGCCCAATGAACGACCTCGGTGCCTGTGTTTACATCCTTGTCCACCACTTCCAGTTTGATAACCAGTGCGTCCCACTTCTTTCTGTACTCTGTGTCCAACTGAAGTGAAGGGAAATATTTGGGAGAGTCTAAATATAACATTCAAATACCAACCGCATGCACCTAGATAAATCATCATCGACAACAAGAGTGCAAGGCAGGTGATGCCTGAAACATGTAAtgtgcaaagtatacttcgtttttCACGCATATGTGAACAGTTGCACACATAGTGCAGGAGTACTGTGCCGATACCGAAATTGCTGTCAGGCGCACTGTACACATACCCTAGTATACATGTAAGAAGCGAAGTACACTTTGGGCTTTAGACTATGGAAAGGCTGAGCAATCCTGAAGCACATAATCACCCGACACAAATGGTACATCATACAAGTCGTTTTTGTCTTGCTGgaacaatgaaataaaactgaacaagtttcaaattaattaaaatatttagtaCCTGAACATTGAAGAACTGGCGGGGGGTGACGTCTGTATATGAACCAAACACTGTAAAGATGCAAATAGATTATTTGAATAGGATTAGACAAATGGTTATTATGATTATCAGTTAAATAACAAAGTCTTTAAAGGTGCACATGCCCTAGCAGAAATATCCTATTcacaaacatattaaaacacacataaatttacaaaaatgtattgattACTAATTAATGACACTTGACACAATAAATGTACATAATGTTACCATTTAAAACGTACCTCTGTATTCAAAAAGATGGCTACTCTCGATAGGTCTCCTCCAAACTCTGAAGTTTTTCTTCTCCATGACCACCTCCCAGCCGGGATCCACATGCACGGCTGTCTTTGGGGTCACATTCTGGCTCCTCACTGCCTCCAGTGCCTGCAGCTCCCATGCACACCTAAAGCACAGATTCAAAcaagttcatttaaaataagaacATGAAATGATACAAAACgtgtttaaataacattttgctacactgtaaaacccaCAGCCAATTCGATGTCAGTACACCTGAACGCGAAGAGTGATTAATAGGTAGAGAGTGTTTCCGATTGATTAATAAAAGAGCGGGCCGCTCCACTGTCTCTATTTTGATGCTTACAAAGCTAAGGCACGATTGATTATAGATGCAAAAGCTTAAAgatgcaataggtgattctctacagaaatattttttgttatactgggtgaaagtctcctcatatcctgatagcaatcactatgttaaacagtctaaatgacatttttataaatatatatcttctgtggaaggcgtaggaccataaaatgttcatccaattattatattcggtccgaatgaaataatacgatgtcctacctgcctgtcaacgtatgtttttacataccctcaCGCACCCTGTTTGTGCAAACATCATATGTCTTCAgcgcgtttcatgctatgcagctTACAGACAGACCTGTCGTGGAGCACCACAAACAAAAAGCAGCCACTTTTTACAGATCCTACCGAATCAAAACAACTGGCTTTTTTAAGCTGCATTCATGCCATAATTACTGTAATCAAGAGATGGCAACCCATAACATTCTAACCAGAGCTGTTCAGTCAGACTAGGAATTATGCATATACTATacatgtcaacagtatcaacaccaaaatgaatctgcagcagtcaggtacaagctctctaaggtgtttacgttcattattattgtaacgttatgtgctttgagacacgcggtagtttaacgccgtctcttgtgaccctttgccgagagcagctttgtgtgtgtgcgttcatgtgttttggaggaggtgtgGCTGTGGACACtgatttgcagggagggtgggatcctatactttcaatgctagcaagctaacgttagcatttcccagatcacctactgcacctttaagcaaAGTGAATGTCAGAAAATGGTAAGACATTATGTGTCGTATTCCTATAATTACATAAAGCACCTTAATGCAACATAAAACACTCCATAAGTGAGGGAAGTACCTTCTCAGCTCATCATCTCGGATCTTCTCGTCTTCCCACATGAAGACTCCAGCCAGTGCTGCTATGAGCTTTCCAGTGGGGGCGTGTTTGCTCTGCAGGCGCCGCCATATGCTGCTCACGAGTGTCCACCTGCTTCTCTCAGAGTACAGGTTTGAGTACAGCTCTCCTATCTGAAGAGCCCTTCTCAGCCTCTGGCCTGTCACAAAACTGCAGTGGCTGGCGAAGAGAGACAATAGTCTCTCCTTCTTCTTTTTCTCGGAGGCCAGTTTGTTCGTTCCCCTTCCCGCTTTTTGGAGCCATGACAGCAGCAGGCCCACGCGCTCACCCAACCACGATTTGCTACTTACCGCACCACTTTGATTAAAAGTGCTAAAGCTTTGCAGTCGGACAGCTCTGGCCCCTATGTTACACACAGGGCGATGCTGGACGGAGGACAACATCTTCGTTTCTAGAACCACGAACCGATTATCTAGAATGAGACTTTGTGCACTTTTAAAACGCCCCGAATTAGCTAAAAAGCAATGATTTACTATACAAATTAGTTCCCATGTGGTAAAAGGACTCAGATAACAAGTGCAACCCAATGTCAAGTTGACATGCACTAGCTATTATCTTGCAATCTAGTTAACGACAGCTGAAATGCACGAGAGCAAAATAACGAATTTTTTCGTGTTTTCATCTCATATTATGAAACGCTGTAATAGTCATTTACTAGATAAACAAACAGTTTGACATTTGCGAGCAACTGACTAGCTAGCCAAGCTTTATCGACATGCCATCGCAGGCAAACTGTGATTAAATCAACAAAAACAACTCGAATGTTTTAACGGTATATCATACCCAGTATTTTATAACAGCTAAATTGATTTTCGCATTCCTATCGTTAAATTAATCTTACTTTTATCTTCGTGCGTTAGCTTCATGCCCTCACACCTCTCCAGTGGAGTACCAGTTAGCATGACGAACACGCCCATCTCCGTCTTTGCGAGTTATTATTGGCTATCTCTTACGTCGAGGATGCACCTCTCATTCTGATAGGGTGATAGGGCTGTCTGTCTTCATTGTTCTAGACCCTGGATCAACCAGCACGTTCATATGACTCACCCTAAGTCAACCCATGGTAAAGGTCCTCTACAACTATAAGGTTAAACAGACTTACCACCACGTGGTTGGTATGTGCTGTAACGATGAAATGACTTGGCGAATAATTTATTTCATGCATAGTAATTAGAATTAGTGTAAGTacatatgtacactaccagtcagaAGCTTGGACACACCtacttattatatattattactatCGTCTCATTTTGGAGTAATAGTTGTCATCaaaactatgatttttttttttttttttttttttttgtaaaattcatGCGTAGGCTCAATCTATATTTGTTCACTAAACTTCACGCCTGccgtctctgtctgtctgtctatctatctatctatctatctatctatctatctatctatctatctatctatctatctatccacacACAAAGTACCCTGGTGAACTGCAAGTCCAGCACTGACAATAAATCCAAAGTAAATGCAAACAGTTAGTAACTTATCCTATttattaatgaaaaacaaaatatccaCTGACAGATCATAAAACAAAGTGCTtagaactattttatatttaaaaatctataAATGCATAAGTAAAAAGTCACCAAATGACTTATTTGAAAAGTTAGtgataaaattaaaacacattGCATAGAAAAAGTGGTGTACAAGAGTTAATGCACAGATAATTTAACAATACAGTATCAGATTGCTTTGTTCCGTCCATTGCTATCTATAGTTATCACTGTCAATCGCATTCATTCACgcatttaaatacagttgtcaaTCCAGAAATTTTGTACACAAAGCTGCACTCCTGCGAAAACTCCCGTTATAATTAAAGAAGCTGTCTACTCCACTCAGTGCAATGAATCTTTTATTGACATCATGTTCATACAGTAttttgttggttataatgaaaggatttGTGACAGAGCAGAACTTGCAatgaatctatctatctatctatctatctatctatctatctatctatatattaattaattaattaattaattaattaattaacatggGCAATAAATGCCCTTTTTGAAATACATAAATCCAATGCACCTGGGGCCgtatttacaaaacattttatcttaccactctCCTAAATATAGCAGAAAAAGTTCCTAGTTAAGAGTTtcctcttaaaacctattcaaaaAGCTGCTGCgaccaacttttactaaggaatagagaaAGGTCTTGCTAAGAGAAAGGGTGGGGTTGACCTCATTGCTATGGATGATATCAGCACGCTTACTAACTATggccacagtgattggctgatgggagAGGGGTTTCTGTCAGTGATTCAGTTGTAGAAATATTGTAAAAGAaggtatcatgttgccatattcaaataaaggtttttttaaaaaaatgtttccataaccaaataaagattttaacaTGTAGGTTAAGTGTCACTAATGAAACAAGTatatatgttcagctaattgttAGCCTCTTGCATGTGTGCATCTCAAGAGATTCAAGCAGCGaatgatgttttataaacaaagttcgGGGAGGAGCACCTTCAAATTGTCTATCCATTCAGCTCGAGAGGAggcatatatactgtatacacagCCGACTCACCTAATTACCTCAACATCCCTCCCCCACCCCGACTCCTCACTTTCGGCTGGTTCGTATTACCACCCGGGGATATGGGGGAGTACcctgggtttgggctaaattctGAGCCCGGAGCCC
The DNA window shown above is from Ctenopharyngodon idella isolate HZGC_01 chromosome 10, HZGC01, whole genome shotgun sequence and carries:
- the stard7 gene encoding stAR-related lipid transfer protein 7, mitochondrial; the encoded protein is MLSSVQHRPVCNIGARAVRLQSFSTFNQSGAVSSKSWLGERVGLLLSWLQKAGRGTNKLASEKKKKERLLSLFASHCSFVTGQRLRRALQIGELYSNLYSERSRWTLVSSIWRRLQSKHAPTGKLIAALAGVFMWEDEKIRDDELRRCAWELQALEAVRSQNVTPKTAVHVDPGWEVVMEKKNFRVWRRPIESSHLFEYRVFGSYTDVTPRQFFNVQLDTEYRKKWDALVIKLEVVDKDVNTGTEVVHWATHFPYPMYSRDYVYVRRYQVDIENNLMILVSRAVKHPSVPETQEFVRVHSYQSKMVIRPHRSFDENGFDYLLTYSDDPQTVFPRYCVSWMVSSGMPDFLEKLHTAALRAKNMDFGLHDYVSVAKPTQPTQERLGADNAHTRGSSQIYA